CGTATGACATCCTGGGCGCTGTTACGGAGGTCCATGGTTTGTGAACCTTGTTAATTTGCAAAATTGAAaggttcaaatcaaatctgaaGGAAAAAACAGTACATTGTTGACAATATGGTTTTAGTTTTACGGTCAAGATAGTATTTTATCAgggtaatatttttaatattcaacaACAATGTGACCTAtttttacgtacatgtattttgtggGATAAAgaatattctaaacattcttATTTGTTATGTACTACTACCTGtaattatatctatatatactaAACAAGATTTCCTTATGTATAATACTTCATTTCTAAGCAGAAAAACTACGAGTCATTGAATTCAAGctatatattacaaacctcTGAAAAATCAAACATGGCGTTTTGCAGATATTTACTCTTCCTTGTTTGCTACACCTTGTATGGGATCACGTGGTTTATTTTTTTACGTTATGgagatttaaatgtaaatataggcgagaattttgaaagaaaagggtcatattaaaaaagatatattttaataataattctgATATCGTGAATGATCCCTGAATTGAGTGACTCACATGAGAAACCATGATAATATATACGAGTGCAACTGCTTTCTGTATAGATTAGATGACAACTATGGAACGTcatagctgccttatgtggCTATTTCATAAGacggtggtgctttattatattatgatgTGGTTATTTCacgtgaagatggtgctttattatgaagatgttgctttattatatgaaaatggtgcttttttatatgaagatggtgcctTATTATATGACGATGGTGctttttatatgaagatggtgttttattatatgaagattgtgctttattatatgaagatggtgctttattatatgaagatggtgctttattataagAAGATggtgttttattatatgaaggtggtgctttattatattatgctgtggttatttcatgtgaaaatggtgctttattatatgaagatggtgctttattatatgaaggtggtgttttattatatgaaggtggtgctttattatattatgctgtggttatttcatgtgaaaatggtgctttattatatgaagatggtgctttattatatgaaggtggtgcttttttAATACGAGTGCAACTGCTTTCTGTATAGATTAGATTACAACTATGGAACGTcatagctgccttatgtggCTATTTCATAAGacggtggtgctttattatattatgatgGGGTTATTTCacgtgaagatggtgctttattatatgaagatggtgctttattatatgaaaatggtgcttttttatatgaagatgtTGCCTTATTATATGACGATGGTGctttttatatgaagatggtgttttattatatgaagatggtgctttattatatgaagatggtgctttattatatgaagatggtgttttattatatgaaggtggtgctttattatattatgctgtggttatttcatgtgaaaatggtgctttattatatgaagatggtgctttattatatgaaggtggtgcttttttaatatgaagatggtgcttttttatatgaaaatggtgttttttttatatgaagatggtgctttattatatgaatatcgtgctttattatatgaaggtggtacTTATCTATGTGAATGTGGTGCTTTATCATATATAGATTTCTTGACATTTTATATTCGCCTTCAACATCCATAAAAGGGGCTTCTTTGAGCTATATTATAGTATAGTAGACCTTTTCCTGTGACTTTCCCTTATTTTCTCTTCAAGTCAAATCCTATCAACTAGAGCACcaatctgtttaaaatcaattccTCGAtccgcttttttttttaaaccactcGGAATGTGATCTCTTCCTCCAACCTGCCACTTAGTTTTGAGAGGAACGAGCATGGCAgtgacaataacaaaattaagagcggatcaaagatcttattttaatcagattgctagAGTATTTACGCCTCATCGAATAACATGTTCATCGCTTAAACAcatgtaattaataatttttattttctacccTTCAATGTTCAGGATAACGTAAATAGGCTTTAAGTATTGTAATACTATTTAGTTGTTACTTAATAGATGTAAGTTCGGTTGAGATAAAGTCGTACACAGATCATCTCATTAGCTTTTATACTAATTACAAcagtatgataaaaaaaaaaaagaggatcAACTAGAAAAGGTGTATCAAATGGATTTTAATTgcatcttttttttgttttactttcaaaatttcgagataataAATGGTAAACTTAGTATTCAAAAATAAGAGGAGTTCCTAATGAACaccttcacattaaaaagcaccatcacataaaaaagcatcaTCTTTATACAATAAAGCACCATCGTCATATACTAGttataaagcaccatcttcacatgaaataaccacagcataatataaaaaaagcaccatcttcacataaaatatatacataaggcAGCTATTGCGTTCCATTTACAACGGttgttcaatttcaaaattgcCCATGTAAATACCAGTAGtagattaaatattgaattattcaaGTACGGAATACATTAGTCAAACTGACAGAGCATTGGGATTCTGTCctataacaataacaaaataatcTACTTTGAAAAGGAGTCAATTTTCATTATCAGCTTCATGTGTGTATCCAAATAAAGTCTGAAAGTTTTTTACAAAGATATATGATAACTAAAGGAAGTTTTAAGTATTGGACAGGTaggataataatttttaaattaaaaatatatttttattcgaATAAATGACCAGAGTTATCCATTTTCATTAAACTTCTACAAAGGTAGCTGCACTATGAATTATGGCTACTATGAAATAGATACGCTCAAGAAAGgaatttcatatacatgtaaatactttcaatattttttaatgtaaaaggAAGCTAATGAGGTGTAAAGATCGTTCATATTAGCGGTGTTCCATTCTTCTTATTTGAGACACGTAACAAAGAAGACTGAAACTATGGaaacttttatataaataaagataaaaatagtgAATAAAAAAGCATTACGCTAGTTCGAAAAAAAATTTTAGctaaggtgtaatatccctctgctattaattttatcatatatttattttaaaaatttcatattgattttcatgaatGTCAATATCAATACAATGTAGATTCAAACGAAACAAAgttaatgttcatgttcaaACCCTAGAAATTCACCATCATCATCAATAAGCCAACTTTAGCTTTAGCTTTAGGTTGAGCTTTAGCTTTGGAATGGGCAACCTTCTGATCCGAATTATCCAGTAAAATGCATTCTGGTGATCTTGAGAGTGCTgtcagagaaccaaactgttgaagTAGTTGTTCCGTGTCGATTTTTGGAGAAGAGAAGCTTAGTAAAGTAGCAATGAATTTTGGAGGCAATACACTGAATTCTTCATTTTTTGATGTGTACGTTGAAAGAAGGCAAATATCATTGGAGTCCAATAACTTCTTCAGTTCGCCAATGTTATATGTCATTTCTAAAATGGTTTGATTTATTTCATCTTCTTGTTTCTTAAGGAAAGCCAAATGTTCGGACTCAGTTTTCTGATGATGTTGTCAATTTCTCTGTGCAATTCTTCTCCCCGCATATCAAGATCTGATATCAATTTCTCGGTGTTTCTTTGTAAATCGGCCCTCTGAACTGGGATAGTTGATGCAATCTCTTGATATTTAGGATAAATCATTTCTCCGAATTCTTTTAAATCAGATTGTAAAGCTTTAGTCATGTGCCTTCAAAAAAACTGCGTATATCAACAACATCGTGAGCCATATGTTTCTTGGAAGAAACACACTGCACACAAACAGAAACGTTACATAATTTGCAATGAAGTTCACACACTTTTGCGATATGTTCTGGACATTTAGGATAACGTGGAATCGATTTTCGATGTTTGACTGGTACCACTATGTGAAGTTTGGATTCATCCAAGTGATGTTCTCCCACGCAGGTCTTACAAAGGTTGATGCGACAGGTGTCACAGTAAAGTGGAGGGACAGGTGTCTCACAAACATGACAACGTGGGACATTATGAGCACTGTTGCATGTACAAGGGtccattattttgattttttttttcttttttaaactttcagtGGTGTATAAAGGTTTAAATCTGGAGAAAACAAAAACGGTTGATAAGATGgcattaaatttttaagattgtATATTACTTGTAGTAGCAAGAggatatcattttcaaaattcaacattatttcaaatattccaAACATTTATGCAACACTATCAGTAATAACATATactaaaaagttttttttcttatctataaTTCCTTTTAGAGATTTTTATACACAATAAATCTTTAATCATTGAATTCAAGATCAAAATTACAAATCTCTTAAAAATCCAACAAGGCGTTTGCAGATATTTACTCTTCCTTGTTTGTatggtttttttaatatacacacCTGGATCACGTGGGGATTTTTAAATCTCGTTCAACAACAATAACATATTATCTCAACTTACAAAATAGGAAATTTATCTTCAAATTCTTTAGAGtataaaagcaaagtttttGGAATACAGATATCTAAGTTTGCAAGAGTACTATATTTTTCCTTTGCCCGCCATGCTTTGTAAAAACCATCGATTAATTTTGCCCACGGattaattttttgttagttACAGAAGAAAATTTACAAGATTAAATTCAATGTGGGCCCAAAGAggttttaacataaataaattatagaTCCAGTGGCGTCGGGAGCAAATTGAAGGtgtgattgggggggggggggggggggggggggctagacttatcaaaaatcttgacaagcaaaaaagaaaGGAGggactttgcaaaaaaagtaggGGCTAACCCCCCACCCACGGTTCCGACGCTTATGTGATCagcgtttttcaaaaaaagtaGCACCAACCCCTTACAACCCAGATATAAATAGTCTATaatcaaattaacatttaaagaCATCAAATAAGACTTTAGACAAATaaaataagaagtattttattcatcAGGTACTGTTTTGAAAGCTTTCATTGCCAAAGAGTGTAGAAATAAGATCCTCTTAttgaaaaattatacatttattttagcACATATTTAGCATATATTCTACAAGActaaaagaccccccccccccccccccacctctcCAAATTTAGTCAAATAGAACaatcttaaattttgtttaactgAGTTGTTGTTATAATACTTATTAATGAAGTGAAATCAgcaatgatattttcaaatcattattagatacatttaaaaatagttCTTTTTAGAGTGGCCAAAGCATGTCTtagaattttttcaaacttgtcAAATGGTATCTCTTGAGGTCGAAACTAAAATGTtcagatcatttttttttctctgcagCCTCTGTTACCATGACAAAAATGTGACAAAAATGCAATTTGTGACCAAAATGGCTGGTTTCTGCATAAACTAATTAAAAACTTATTAATCTTTAATTAACCCTACACAAATTTCTGTTTCTACATTGGCTATTTGAGCAGCTCAAGGTAGATCACACAATGATAaaacagaacatttttttttaattgattttgattttatttattaacttttctctgtttttcttttcttttcagatGTCCCAACATCAAAAacctgtaataaataaatatagatatttaGATAATATTACACACTATTAAATCAAAATCCCAtaaatcaatttcaattttctttataaagcaccttgaacttaattttttttaaaaagtctcaTGAATTGTGTACCACTGTAAATTAGTTCATATCCTTCATAGGTTGTTTTTTGAAAACTTCAACTTTTAAAGTATctaagaaatatttcaaaaactttaataaaACCATTCCATTCAAAACGtctatttcataattataaagAAATTGTATTCATTCAAGGTCAACAATCATTTCTACAACTAATCaaacttaaaattatttttcattatgaatAAGCGTACGGTAAGAAAAGCTACAATAATTGAGCCCTTGTCcaatttcagagagagagaaagagagacagacagacagaaacaAAGAAAATCAGATAAAAAATCAGAGAGGGCTATGCAGCAAGGGtgaatatacatatttacatgtacctcttGAACTCTTTTCCTGATCTGAGACACTGTGTGGTGAACAGATTCATCCTCCTTGGTGGTCACCTTCTCCTTTCTCTCCTCTTGAGTCTCTGGTCCTTGTTTCTTTCCAAGCAGAAAAGTGTTCCGCTGTAGTTCTTCTCGGAGACCATCCGAAGCTTTCGTCCTTTCTGCATCTTCTGGTTTTAACTTTCCTTTTGCAATATTCAGTGTCTGTCTTGGAATGAATTTTGGGGTAGACCTTGGCTGAGGAACATTTTTCACTATTAATCCATTAACTGTCTTTACATCCTTTTGTTTTTCATCTATTTTGACTGTATCATTTTCACTTGCATTTTTTTCTGGGATTGCTACTTTCAGATTATCCTTTTGATGTTGAAAGTCACTGTTAGAATCTTCACTCATTTCCCTAGGTAAAGTAGCATGTGCGGATGGAACGCGagcaaattcataatttttcctTGCGCGCAAATTTGGATTAAAACCGTAATCTTGTTTTGGGGGAAGAGGGAGGTGGTAGCATGGCTCAAGCTCCGGAATTGGAGCACGGTTAGGATCATGCTGCGGGATCCTGCTGCCTGATCGGGATCTGGGATCTGGTTCAGGAATCTGGTTATGGAATCTTGCACTGAAATCTGGTTCTGGTATTTGGTGGTCTGTGTTGATTTGAACACGTGTTTGTTGAGTTTGTGGACTATCATTATTCCTGGAGACTCCAACATCTGAAACTCCCTGATCATCCTGAAGTTCAGGTTTGTTCTTTTGAGTTTCTTTtcctttcaaaacaaaataataagtaGAAATCATATGCATCCAGTTTACCTTGTTCTGCTATAAATGTACAACAGGTTAATTAACGAGGgtgaaaattttggcatttAACttagtaaattatttattcctcTTCCATTGAAGTGAAGGACAGCTGCTGCAGCATTTTCTCACTTTGAAAAGATTTCTTTAAGTTATTGCTttggcaatacatgtattggcattttacttattagaatatttttaaaaatgtttctttatgtGAACACAAAGGCCTGCTTTATATGAACACAAAGTCCTGCATGCACTAAATGGTACACTAGTAACTCACTATCAAGTAGGCAAATTGAGACTTGTGGTAAACATTGTGAACTGCTACCAAACGGCACTAAAATAAGGGATCTTGGCCTCCCATTAGGAGGAACCACagtaaaaatttgcaatttaccAATTCATTCATACCTAGATTCCTTATCCTGGTCGCTATGTTTCTTCTCCTTTCCTGTAACTTATCTCTTGTTTCTGCTACGGTTTCAAACTCTGGAGCATAGCTTATATGCAGCAGGCCACcataaaatgaataatcatCCAATTTCCTTTTGGCAAACCTGCAACGATTACAAACAATCTAAGActtacaaaatgtaaaatatctaTAACTGTTTTAACGATAGCTTGGACTTTCGATGGGATGTTACTAATCTCTAGTTTGCTCATCAACACAAGCTGTCAGATATTGACCTCCTTTCTTCTAATTTGTTAAGAgaagttcattaatattcatagacTGTCAAATCTGGAAAGTTGTTTGTCAAGATCTCCTCTGTTGTGTGAAATTGATGCTGTTTCAACGAATTATACATCCCTGAATTAAGTCGGGCGAGGTTCATTGCGttaaatatattcatatctATTAGCCAATGACTGGACATATAACCACAGTTCAGCCCCTCCTTCATCAAGTCGGAGTCTGAATGTactgcccaaagtccaagctcttgttaaaacggtttCACTTGCTGCTATTATCCCAATACAAAATGACCAAGGAATGCTAACAAAATAAGTCTTTTGTAGCTCAGCATGCTCAGGGCAACCATTACAAATAAATGTATCATATCGCAGTCAGGTCTTCTTACAATTaagagttgaaaaaaaaattatttctatgcagacttatttaattttctttctttttttccttcaaaaaaCTGTGTTATTCCTTTTTTCAATGATCATGATGATagtttgaattaatttattttaatcaacaacaaaaataaaatgtgcagtgaaacaaacaaaaattactcCTTTCAATTGGTCTAAGCCAGTCAATTTTGgtagaaataaagaatttacaaAATCAGTTATTCACTGACAAACAGTGTAgattacttttttgaaaatttagtttCAATATCTTTagcaaaaaattattctttaatttgtcaaattcacaaatatataTTCTGGATAACCAAAAATTGCCACACTACAGTACATGTAAGTGTGCAGAGGATACAGATACAAAGTTTATAATCAATCAATACTTTTTCCAAAATCAATTATTATTCAatgcagggttgtctctaagacccgagAGGTGGGAATTCCCCTGCCTATAATGCCTtgattacccggctattatattgcatttcaacacaatgtagctataagcaagacccctagacccccttctacttttttatttcttccatcTACTTCAATTTTAAGAGACAACCCTGCAATGCTTccaaaaaattggtttacaacCTTGCTGCCTGGATTTTCTGAAATTTGATGAGGTATACATCATTGTATTTGTCAGCCGTCGGAAACTCATCCAATATCCTGTATTCCTGGACTGCGCCATAAACAGCAAACAACTGGATGAGTTCTTGACTGGTTCCCAGAGCTGGTACCCCCTGTACAACCAGGTATGCTGATTCCTGATTAACTGTGTACACCTGAAATGTTCAGACATAAAATTGACATACCATACAACCAAATATCAAGAGAAGcacatttcaatgataaaaaagttGAGGGTGcatattttatattgtaaaagtAGAGGTGATGACTCAAAATATGAATTCTATCAGGAGGctgctttaaaatttttaaaatttgatgaaaattctatataattatatgtcaTTTTTGCAAAGACTTTACGTACCGCCCCTGAATGCACAGCGAGTGCATTCTGAAAGAAAGGTGAATGCAACCAAACAAAATTTTGTGAGTGCTTCTAAACGGTGAGCGAACACAGAGCCCAAAAGGGAGTGCAAAGCGAAATTCAATGGTGATCAAACGCACGATAAACAATATGTCAAAGAAGATGAACAATTTATTCGGATTGCCTTAAGAATTATCCTTACATTGTTTTTCGTCAGTAATcaggaaaaattaaaaaataaactaatcATATGACTGAACCTGGAATCTAACCCAGGACCCTACATATATGGCCAGAAATTAGTCCTGACTTTGCCCCTTTCTGTTTGTATTATACCTGAGTAACATTGGTTACATTGGTTACAAATACAATGCTTGATTATGAATGATTTACAAACTTTGATGTACTATAGTGATATGTTACAGTGGTTACTGATAACATTTGTTACAAATTAGGTTTCTGTATTCtagttacaaataaaatgggGTAAAAGTCAAGACTAATTTTTGGTCATACATATGTATCTAGGTGTATTAATGCAACTCTAGTTAGGAAAAGAACCAGTGTTTTTATTTCCTATGGTTTGTGATTAAAGTGTAAAGTTTTCACCTTTGTAGCCTTGGGTATTCTGCCCTCTCTATAAGCTGGTCTGTTTTCTGCTACTTCTCCTTTTAAGTGATGCGAAGGTAAAGTCATAGGCGCTGCCATTTTAAATGAATACACTAAAATACgaacaatattgatttttgtgacatgacaatttttaaaaataattttactattaatattttaaacaaataataaatgtattgtTCATTTTATAAGGATTTGAAGAATTTTccaatataaaataaagatatagatTTGATAGTTATTCTATTGGCAATAAGTACCGATATCAAATATACTATTTTTCTGGGGTTTTAGACTTTACccacaaagtgaaagtagaattAGAGAGGAAAAAAACATCCGGTGGGTTCGCGTTGCAATGTTTCTAGTGGGACTTACGGGTGGAATCGCCTCGGGGAAAAGTACCGTGGCTAGAATATTAAAGGAAGACCTTGGGTGTTTGGTGATCGATGCTGACGTTATAGCTAGAGAAGGTAGGCAAACACTGTCCATTTTTTCAGTGTGAATAAAAATCGAAAGTAGGATACTGTATGTCCATATATGACAGGAATTGATTTTTTACCTTACCCTTCATCCTTCATGGATTTATGCTATTGTCTTTCGGAAAGAGAATTAATAGTCAATGGCTCAGTGCTATATTCCAAATGGGTTGTTTTGAACCCAGGTCACAGCCAATATAATTGTtcacatttcttttaattatgcaGGTCCAATACAATCACTATAGATTTAGCTATGTATAAACTTGAATTACCTACATTGCTTTATATACTTTCCTGCagtagttttatttatatactcagtcatacttttttcttc
The window above is part of the Magallana gigas chromosome 10, xbMagGiga1.1, whole genome shotgun sequence genome. Proteins encoded here:
- the LOC105326800 gene encoding uncharacterized protein; translation: MCAMVVEILMNRVIEGRKDGMTKQVYSFKMAAPMTLPSHHLKGEVAENRPAYREGRIPKATKVYTVNQESAYLVVQGVPALGTSQELIQLFAVYGAVQEYRILDEFPTADKYNDVYLIKFQKIQAARFAKRKLDDYSFYGGLLHISYAPEFETVAETRDKLQERRRNIATRIRNLGKETQKNKPELQDDQGVSDVGVSRNNDSPQTQQTRVQINTDHQIPEPDFSARFHNQIPEPDPRSRSGSRIPQHDPNRAPIPELEPCYHLPLPPKQDYGFNPNLRARKNYEFARVPSAHATLPREMSEDSNSDFQHQKDNLKVAIPEKNASENDTVKIDEKQKDVKTVNGLIVKNVPQPRSTPKFIPRQTLNIAKGKLKPEDAERTKASDGLREELQRNTFLLGKKQGPETQEERKEKVTTKEDESVHHTVSQIRKRVQEVFDVGTSEKKRKTEKS